In Prunus dulcis chromosome 1, ALMONDv2, whole genome shotgun sequence, the following are encoded in one genomic region:
- the LOC117615052 gene encoding uncharacterized protein LOC117615052 isoform X1 yields the protein MSVLRLSFDNLKSAPLKHCFAYCSIFMKDFEIERENLVQLWMAEGLLHSSSNQEMEDIGNGYFNILLQNSLFQDVTMDKDGVVITCKMHDLVHDLAELVSKSVGKLQSLFSNGEDLSNSLSTFNSLRVLNLYDAEIEELSSSIGRLKQLRYLDVSRTIIEELPKSIGKLYNLQTLRMCDTQLERFPKEMENLINLRHVYFDKHREVPFGMRRLTRLQTLRCFNLDKERNHGIDELGGLNQLKGELTISSLEHVKDKDEAKKSNLAGKTNIRKLTLAWGYDRERNNKASDVDVLEGLQPNRELEILKIYNFMGVKLASWMMSLLNLKEIRLSHCEECEEVPPLGHLPNLRHVKFEYMDKLKCVGVEFYGAALFPSLKTLVFNNCPALIEWKEAAFPCLEELTLLNCRELRNAPSRFPSLQKLEIRNIDQVMAIENICSQLTTLTHLEIRGATELTRLPVGMLENNHNLRVLHIDDCNKLSHLPDELHVLHLLEGLTLENCPSLEFIPITTQSQGMPCLRIVKIQNCEKLSSWPSGLEYCTSLQELHITNCQNLWHLPVDGLQTLVSLEELTLIGCPSLEFIPITTQSQSMPCLRKLTIDKCEKLSSCPSGLEYCTSLQELHFTNCQNLRHLPVDGLQTLVSLKELTLIGCPSLEFIPITTQSQSMPSLRKLWIENCEKLSSCPSGLEYCTSLQELHIISCQNLRHLQVDGLQTLVSVKEFTLKNCPSLEFIPITTQSQSMPSLRKLWIENCEKLSSCPSGLEYCTSLQELHIISCQNLRHLQVDGLQTLVSVKEFTLKNCPSLEFIPITTQSQSMPSLRKLWIENCEKLSSCPSGLEYCTSLQELHIISCQNLRHLQVDGLQTLVSVKEFTLKNCPSLEFIPITTQSQSMPSLRKLWIENCEKLSSWPSGLEYCNSLQKLSIENCQNLRHLPVDALQNPVSLEELSISDCTNLEAIPSLDNLTSLRRVSICGCDGLTSLPRGLQSCTSLRYLSMSKCHNLISMADVDASRLQSLSDLKIFHCHKLKYLPTGLRSLTSLEYLSIGEFWEQLDSFPDFELQSQIRLLYIIGWPKLKSLPQQIQHFTTCLEFLIIDSFDSIEALPKWLGNLTSLIYLKMRDCKNLMYLPTVEVVQRLTKLGTLVISGCPLLAERCAKESGPEWHKISHIPHIRVDGVHLRKESESSIDDSTHSKPHQTSTIFNYSCFS from the exons ATGTCTGTTTTGAGGTTGAGTTTTGATAATTTGAAATCAGCACCTTTAAAACATTGTTTTGCATATTGCTCAATATTTATGaaagattttgaaattgaaagggAGAACTTGGTCCAACTCTGGATGGCTGAAGGATTGCTCCACTCTTCAAGTAATCAAGAGATGGAAGATATAGGGAATGgatattttaatattctaTTGCAAAACTCCCTTTTTCAAGATGTTACAATGGATAAAGATGGAGTTGTTATCACATGCAAGATGCACGATCTTGTGCATGATCTTGCAGAACTAGTGTCAAAATCTGTTGGGAAATTGCAGTCCCTATTTTCAAATGGTGAAGACCTTAGCAATAGCTTGTCAACTTTTAATTCTTTACGAGTGTTGAATTTATACGATGCTGAAATTGAGGAGTTGTCAAGTTCAATTGGCAGGTTGAAACAGTTGAGGTATTTGGATGTTTCTAGAACAATAATCGAAGAACTTCCAAAATCTATTGGCAAGCTTTACAATCTGCAGACGTTAAGAATGTGTGATACACAGCTTGAAAGGTTTCCAAAggaaatggaaaatttgaTCAACTTGAGGCATGTTTATTTCGACAAGCATAGGGAAGTTCCATTTGGGATGAGACGATTGACTCGTCTGCAAACATTACGTTGCTTTAATTTGGATAAGGAAAGGAATCATGGAATTGACGAGCTGGGTGGCTTAAACCAATTAAAAGGTGAACTAACTATCTCATCTTTGGAACATGTGAAAGACAAAGACGAAGCgaagaaatcaaatttagCAGGGAAAACAAATATACGAAAGTTGACATTAGCATGGGGGTATGACAGGGAGAGAAACAACAAGGCGAGTGATGTTGATGTACTAGAAGGCCTCCAACCGAACCGTGAGTTAGAAATCTTAAAGATTTACAACTTCATGGGTGTTAAATTAGCATCATGGATGATGAGTCTACTCAATTTGAAAGAGATCCGGTTATCCCACTGTGAGGAATGTGAAGAAGTCCCTCCACTCGGCCATTTGCCAAATCTTAGGCatgttaaatttgaatatatGGATAAGCTTAAATGTGTGGGAGTTGAGTTTTATGGTGCGGCTTTGTTTCCATCATTGAAAACGttagtttttaataattgtCCAGCTCTAATTGAATGGAAGGAAGCGGCGTTTCCCTGCCTTGAGGAGTTGACACTTTTGAATTGCAGGGAATTGAGAAATGCTCCAAGTCGTTTTCCATCTCTCCAGAAGTTGGAGATACGTAATATTGACCAGGTCATGGCAATAGAAAATATATGCAGTCAACTAACAACTCTCACTCACCTCGAAATTCGTGGAGCCACGGAGCTTACTCGTCTGCCAGTAGGGATGCTGGAAAACAACCACAATCTTCGGGTGCTGCATATTGACGATTGCAATAAGCTTAGCCATTTACCTGATGAGCTACACGTACTCCATCTTCTTGAGGGGTTAACTCTAGAGAATTGTCCTAGTCTAGAGTTCATTCCAATTACCACCCAAAGCCAGGGCATGCCATGTCTCCGCATAGTGAAGATTCAGAATTGTGAGAAATTATCAAGCTGGCCAAGTGGGTTGGAATATTGCACTTCTCTTCAGGAATTGCATATTACAAATTGTCAAAATTTGTGGCATTTACCGGTTGATGGGCTACAGACCCTTGTCTCTCTTGAGGAGTTGACTCTAATTGGCTGTCCCAGTCTAGAGTTCATTCCAATTACCACCCAGAGTCAGAGCATGCCATGTCTCCGCAAATTGACGATTGATAAGTGTGAGAAATTATCAAGTTGCCCGAGTGGGTTGGAATATTGCACCTCTCTTCAGGAATTGCATTTTACAAATTGTCAAAATTTGAGGCATTTACCGGTTGATGGGCTACAGACCCTTGTCTCTCTTAAGGAGTTGACTCTAATTGGTTGTCCCAGTCTAGAGTTCATTCCAATTACCACCCAGAGCCAGAGCATGCCAAGTCTCCGCAAATTGTGGATTGAGAATTGTGAGAAATTATCAAGCTGCCCAAGTGGGTTGGAATATTGCACCTCTCTTCAGGAATTGCATATTATAAGTTGTCAAAATTTGAGGCATTTACAGGTTGATGGGCTACAGACCCTCGTCTCTGTTAAGGAGTTTACTCTAAAGAATTGTCCTAGTCTAGAGTTCATTCCAATTACCACCCAGAGCCAGAGCATGCCAAGTCTCCGCAAATTGTGGATTGAGAATTGTGAGAAATTATCAAGCTGCCCAAGTGGGTTGGAATATTGCACCTCTCTTCAGGAATTGCATATTATAAGTTGTCAAAATTTGAGGCATTTACAGGTTGATGGGCTACAGACCCTCGTCTCTGTTAAGGAGTTTACTCTAAAGAATTGTCCTAGTCTAGAGTTCATTCCAATTACCACCCAGAGCCAGAGCATGCCAAGTCTCCGCAAATTGTGGATTGAGAATTGTGAGAAATTATCAAGCTGCCCAAGTGGGTTGGAATATTGCACCTCTCTTCAGGAATTGCATATTATAAGTTGTCAAAATTTGAGGCATTTACAGGTTGATGGGCTACAGACCCTCGTCTCTGTTAAGGAGTTTACTCTAAAGAATTGTCCTAGTCTAGAGTTCATTCCAATTACCACCCAGAGCCAGAGCATGCCAAGTCTCCGCAAATTGTGGATTGAGAATTGTGAGAAATTATCGAGCTGGCCGAGTGGGTTGGAATATTGCAACTCCCTTCAAAAATTGAGTATTGAAAATTGTCAAAATTTGAGACATTTACCGGTTGACGCGCTGCAGAACCCCGTCTCTCTTGAGGAGCTGTCCATAAGTGATTGCACTAATCTAGAAGCTATTCCCAGTTTAGACAACCTCACATCCCTCCGTCGTGTGTCTATTTGTGGTTGTGATGGACTCACAAGTCTACCGAGGGGGCTACAATCCTGCACATCTCTTAGGTACTTGTCAATGAGTAAATGCCACaatttgatttctatggcagATGTCGATGCGTCCAGGTTGCAGTCTCTTTCcgatttaaaaatatttcattgtcataaattaaaatatttgccAACGGGGCTACGCTCTCTGACGAGTTTGGAATATTTGTCAATCGGTGAGTTTTGGGAACAGCTCGATTCTTTCCCTGATTTTGAGCTTCAATCACAAATCCGATTGTTATATATCATAGGGTGGCCTAAGCTCAAGTCTCTGCCTCAACAAATTCAACACTTTACTACTTGTTTAGAATTTTTGATAATAGATTCTTTCGACAGCATTGAGGCTCTTCCAAAGTGGTTGGGTAACCTTACATCTCTTATCTACCTGAAGATGAGGGATTGTAAGAATCTGATGTATCTGCCTACCGTTGAAGTTGTGCAACGCCTCACCAAATTAGGCACGCTAGTGATTAGTGGATGTCCCCTTCTGGCGGAAAGATGTGCCAAGGAGAGTGGCCCAGAATGGCACAAGATTTCTCACATCCCACATATAAGAG TTGACGGAGTTCACCTTCGTAAAGAATCGGAATCTTCAATTGATGATTCGACTCACTCAAAGCCTCATCAAACTAGCACAATATTCAACTATTCATGTTTTTCATGA
- the LOC117615052 gene encoding uncharacterized protein LOC117615052 isoform X2, whose product MSVLRLSFDNLKSAPLKHCFAYCSIFMKDFEIERENLVQLWMAEGLLHSSSNQEMEDIGNGYFNILLQNSLFQDVTMDKDGVVITCKMHDLVHDLAELVSKSVGKLQSLFSNGEDLSNSLSTFNSLRVLNLYDAEIEELSSSIGRLKQLRYLDVSRTIIEELPKSIGKLYNLQTLRMCDTQLERFPKEMENLINLRHVYFDKHREVPFGMRRLTRLQTLRCFNLDKERNHGIDELGGLNQLKGELTISSLEHVKDKDEAKKSNLAGKTNIRKLTLAWGYDRERNNKASDVDVLEGLQPNRELEILKIYNFMGVKLASWMMSLLNLKEIRLSHCEECEEVPPLGHLPNLRHVKFEYMDKLKCVGVEFYGAALFPSLKTLVFNNCPALIEWKEAAFPCLEELTLLNCRELRNAPSRFPSLQKLEIRNIDQVMAIENICSQLTTLTHLEIRGATELTRLPVGMLENNHNLRVLHIDDCNKLSHLPDELHVLHLLEGLTLENCPSLEFIPITTQSQGMPCLRIVKIQNCEKLSSWPSGLEYCTSLQELHITNCQNLWHLPVDGLQTLVSLEELTLIGCPSLEFIPITTQSQSMPCLRKLTIDKCEKLSSCPSGLEYCTSLQELHFTNCQNLRHLPVDGLQTLVSLKELTLIGCPSLEFIPITTQSQSMPSLRKLWIENCEKLSSCPSGLEYCTSLQELHIISCQNLRHLQVDGLQTLVSVKEFTLKNCPSLEFIPITTQSQSMPSLRKLWIENCEKLSSCPSGLEYCTSLQELHIISCQNLRHLQVDGLQTLVSVKEFTLKNCPSLEFIPITTQSQSMPSLRKLWIENCEKLSSCPSGLEYCTSLQELHIISCQNLRHLQVDGLQTLVSVKEFTLKNCPSLEFIPITTQSQSMPSLRKLWIENCEKLSSWPSGLEYCNSLQKLSIENCQNLRHLPVDALQNPVSLEELSISDCTNLEAIPSLDNLTSLRRVSICGCDGLTSLPRGLQSCTSLRYLSMSKCHNLISMADVDASRLQSLSDLKIFHCHKLKYLPTGLRSLTSLEYLSIGEFWEQLDSFPDFELQSQIRLLYIIGWPKLKSLPQQIQHFTTCLEFLIIDSFDSIEALPKWLGNLTSLIYLKMRDCKNLMYLPTVEVVQRLTKLGTLVISGCPLLAERCAKESGPEWHKISHIPHIRVDGFHLREGSKSSTFYFFGHHGVKPDEFG is encoded by the exons ATGTCTGTTTTGAGGTTGAGTTTTGATAATTTGAAATCAGCACCTTTAAAACATTGTTTTGCATATTGCTCAATATTTATGaaagattttgaaattgaaagggAGAACTTGGTCCAACTCTGGATGGCTGAAGGATTGCTCCACTCTTCAAGTAATCAAGAGATGGAAGATATAGGGAATGgatattttaatattctaTTGCAAAACTCCCTTTTTCAAGATGTTACAATGGATAAAGATGGAGTTGTTATCACATGCAAGATGCACGATCTTGTGCATGATCTTGCAGAACTAGTGTCAAAATCTGTTGGGAAATTGCAGTCCCTATTTTCAAATGGTGAAGACCTTAGCAATAGCTTGTCAACTTTTAATTCTTTACGAGTGTTGAATTTATACGATGCTGAAATTGAGGAGTTGTCAAGTTCAATTGGCAGGTTGAAACAGTTGAGGTATTTGGATGTTTCTAGAACAATAATCGAAGAACTTCCAAAATCTATTGGCAAGCTTTACAATCTGCAGACGTTAAGAATGTGTGATACACAGCTTGAAAGGTTTCCAAAggaaatggaaaatttgaTCAACTTGAGGCATGTTTATTTCGACAAGCATAGGGAAGTTCCATTTGGGATGAGACGATTGACTCGTCTGCAAACATTACGTTGCTTTAATTTGGATAAGGAAAGGAATCATGGAATTGACGAGCTGGGTGGCTTAAACCAATTAAAAGGTGAACTAACTATCTCATCTTTGGAACATGTGAAAGACAAAGACGAAGCgaagaaatcaaatttagCAGGGAAAACAAATATACGAAAGTTGACATTAGCATGGGGGTATGACAGGGAGAGAAACAACAAGGCGAGTGATGTTGATGTACTAGAAGGCCTCCAACCGAACCGTGAGTTAGAAATCTTAAAGATTTACAACTTCATGGGTGTTAAATTAGCATCATGGATGATGAGTCTACTCAATTTGAAAGAGATCCGGTTATCCCACTGTGAGGAATGTGAAGAAGTCCCTCCACTCGGCCATTTGCCAAATCTTAGGCatgttaaatttgaatatatGGATAAGCTTAAATGTGTGGGAGTTGAGTTTTATGGTGCGGCTTTGTTTCCATCATTGAAAACGttagtttttaataattgtCCAGCTCTAATTGAATGGAAGGAAGCGGCGTTTCCCTGCCTTGAGGAGTTGACACTTTTGAATTGCAGGGAATTGAGAAATGCTCCAAGTCGTTTTCCATCTCTCCAGAAGTTGGAGATACGTAATATTGACCAGGTCATGGCAATAGAAAATATATGCAGTCAACTAACAACTCTCACTCACCTCGAAATTCGTGGAGCCACGGAGCTTACTCGTCTGCCAGTAGGGATGCTGGAAAACAACCACAATCTTCGGGTGCTGCATATTGACGATTGCAATAAGCTTAGCCATTTACCTGATGAGCTACACGTACTCCATCTTCTTGAGGGGTTAACTCTAGAGAATTGTCCTAGTCTAGAGTTCATTCCAATTACCACCCAAAGCCAGGGCATGCCATGTCTCCGCATAGTGAAGATTCAGAATTGTGAGAAATTATCAAGCTGGCCAAGTGGGTTGGAATATTGCACTTCTCTTCAGGAATTGCATATTACAAATTGTCAAAATTTGTGGCATTTACCGGTTGATGGGCTACAGACCCTTGTCTCTCTTGAGGAGTTGACTCTAATTGGCTGTCCCAGTCTAGAGTTCATTCCAATTACCACCCAGAGTCAGAGCATGCCATGTCTCCGCAAATTGACGATTGATAAGTGTGAGAAATTATCAAGTTGCCCGAGTGGGTTGGAATATTGCACCTCTCTTCAGGAATTGCATTTTACAAATTGTCAAAATTTGAGGCATTTACCGGTTGATGGGCTACAGACCCTTGTCTCTCTTAAGGAGTTGACTCTAATTGGTTGTCCCAGTCTAGAGTTCATTCCAATTACCACCCAGAGCCAGAGCATGCCAAGTCTCCGCAAATTGTGGATTGAGAATTGTGAGAAATTATCAAGCTGCCCAAGTGGGTTGGAATATTGCACCTCTCTTCAGGAATTGCATATTATAAGTTGTCAAAATTTGAGGCATTTACAGGTTGATGGGCTACAGACCCTCGTCTCTGTTAAGGAGTTTACTCTAAAGAATTGTCCTAGTCTAGAGTTCATTCCAATTACCACCCAGAGCCAGAGCATGCCAAGTCTCCGCAAATTGTGGATTGAGAATTGTGAGAAATTATCAAGCTGCCCAAGTGGGTTGGAATATTGCACCTCTCTTCAGGAATTGCATATTATAAGTTGTCAAAATTTGAGGCATTTACAGGTTGATGGGCTACAGACCCTCGTCTCTGTTAAGGAGTTTACTCTAAAGAATTGTCCTAGTCTAGAGTTCATTCCAATTACCACCCAGAGCCAGAGCATGCCAAGTCTCCGCAAATTGTGGATTGAGAATTGTGAGAAATTATCAAGCTGCCCAAGTGGGTTGGAATATTGCACCTCTCTTCAGGAATTGCATATTATAAGTTGTCAAAATTTGAGGCATTTACAGGTTGATGGGCTACAGACCCTCGTCTCTGTTAAGGAGTTTACTCTAAAGAATTGTCCTAGTCTAGAGTTCATTCCAATTACCACCCAGAGCCAGAGCATGCCAAGTCTCCGCAAATTGTGGATTGAGAATTGTGAGAAATTATCGAGCTGGCCGAGTGGGTTGGAATATTGCAACTCCCTTCAAAAATTGAGTATTGAAAATTGTCAAAATTTGAGACATTTACCGGTTGACGCGCTGCAGAACCCCGTCTCTCTTGAGGAGCTGTCCATAAGTGATTGCACTAATCTAGAAGCTATTCCCAGTTTAGACAACCTCACATCCCTCCGTCGTGTGTCTATTTGTGGTTGTGATGGACTCACAAGTCTACCGAGGGGGCTACAATCCTGCACATCTCTTAGGTACTTGTCAATGAGTAAATGCCACaatttgatttctatggcagATGTCGATGCGTCCAGGTTGCAGTCTCTTTCcgatttaaaaatatttcattgtcataaattaaaatatttgccAACGGGGCTACGCTCTCTGACGAGTTTGGAATATTTGTCAATCGGTGAGTTTTGGGAACAGCTCGATTCTTTCCCTGATTTTGAGCTTCAATCACAAATCCGATTGTTATATATCATAGGGTGGCCTAAGCTCAAGTCTCTGCCTCAACAAATTCAACACTTTACTACTTGTTTAGAATTTTTGATAATAGATTCTTTCGACAGCATTGAGGCTCTTCCAAAGTGGTTGGGTAACCTTACATCTCTTATCTACCTGAAGATGAGGGATTGTAAGAATCTGATGTATCTGCCTACCGTTGAAGTTGTGCAACGCCTCACCAAATTAGGCACGCTAGTGATTAGTGGATGTCCCCTTCTGGCGGAAAGATGTGCCAAGGAGAGTGGCCCAGAATGGCACAAGATTTCTCACATCCCACATATAAGAG TTGACGGATTTCACCTTCGTGAAGGATCGAAATCTTCAACTTTCTATTTCTTTGGACATCATGGTGTTAAACCCGACGAGTTTGGATGA
- the LOC117615052 gene encoding uncharacterized protein LOC117615052 isoform X3, whose product MSVLRLSFDNLKSAPLKHCFAYCSIFMKDFEIERENLVQLWMAEGLLHSSSNQEMEDIGNGYFNILLQNSLFQDVTMDKDGVVITCKMHDLVHDLAELVSKSVGKLQSLFSNGEDLSNSLSTFNSLRVLNLYDAEIEELSSSIGRLKQLRYLDVSRTIIEELPKSIGKLYNLQTLRMCDTQLERFPKEMENLINLRHVYFDKHREVPFGMRRLTRLQTLRCFNLDKERNHGIDELGGLNQLKGELTISSLEHVKDKDEAKKSNLAGKTNIRKLTLAWGYDRERNNKASDVDVLEGLQPNRELEILKIYNFMGVKLASWMMSLLNLKEIRLSHCEECEEVPPLGHLPNLRHVKFEYMDKLKCVGVEFYGAALFPSLKTLVFNNCPALIEWKEAAFPCLEELTLLNCRELRNAPSRFPSLQKLEIRNIDQVMAIENICSQLTTLTHLEIRGATELTRLPVGMLENNHNLRVLHIDDCNKLSHLPDELHVLHLLEGLTLENCPSLEFIPITTQSQGMPCLRIVKIQNCEKLSSWPSGLEYCTSLQELHITNCQNLWHLPVDGLQTLVSLEELTLIGCPSLEFIPITTQSQSMPCLRKLTIDKCEKLSSCPSGLEYCTSLQELHFTNCQNLRHLPVDGLQTLVSLKELTLIGCPSLEFIPITTQSQSMPSLRKLWIENCEKLSSCPSGLEYCTSLQELHIISCQNLRHLQVDGLQTLVSVKEFTLKNCPSLEFIPITTQSQSMPSLRKLWIENCEKLSSCPSGLEYCTSLQELHIISCQNLRHLQVDGLQTLVSVKEFTLKNCPSLEFIPITTQSQSMPSLRKLWIENCEKLSSCPSGLEYCTSLQELHIISCQNLRHLQVDGLQTLVSVKEFTLKNCPSLEFIPITTQSQSMPSLRKLWIENCEKLSSWPSGLEYCNSLQKLSIENCQNLRHLPVDALQNPVSLEELSISDCTNLEAIPSLDNLTSLRRVSICGCDGLTSLPRGLQSCTSLRYLSMSKCHNLISMADVDASRLQSLSDLKIFHCHKLKYLPTGLRSLTSLEYLSIGEFWEQLDSFPDFELQSQIRLLYIIGWPKLKSLPQQIQHFTTCLEFLIIDSFDSIEALPKWLGNLTSLIYLKMRDCKNLMYLPTVEVVQRLTKLGTLVISGCPLLAERCAKESGPEWHKISHIPHIRDLGLASI is encoded by the exons ATGTCTGTTTTGAGGTTGAGTTTTGATAATTTGAAATCAGCACCTTTAAAACATTGTTTTGCATATTGCTCAATATTTATGaaagattttgaaattgaaagggAGAACTTGGTCCAACTCTGGATGGCTGAAGGATTGCTCCACTCTTCAAGTAATCAAGAGATGGAAGATATAGGGAATGgatattttaatattctaTTGCAAAACTCCCTTTTTCAAGATGTTACAATGGATAAAGATGGAGTTGTTATCACATGCAAGATGCACGATCTTGTGCATGATCTTGCAGAACTAGTGTCAAAATCTGTTGGGAAATTGCAGTCCCTATTTTCAAATGGTGAAGACCTTAGCAATAGCTTGTCAACTTTTAATTCTTTACGAGTGTTGAATTTATACGATGCTGAAATTGAGGAGTTGTCAAGTTCAATTGGCAGGTTGAAACAGTTGAGGTATTTGGATGTTTCTAGAACAATAATCGAAGAACTTCCAAAATCTATTGGCAAGCTTTACAATCTGCAGACGTTAAGAATGTGTGATACACAGCTTGAAAGGTTTCCAAAggaaatggaaaatttgaTCAACTTGAGGCATGTTTATTTCGACAAGCATAGGGAAGTTCCATTTGGGATGAGACGATTGACTCGTCTGCAAACATTACGTTGCTTTAATTTGGATAAGGAAAGGAATCATGGAATTGACGAGCTGGGTGGCTTAAACCAATTAAAAGGTGAACTAACTATCTCATCTTTGGAACATGTGAAAGACAAAGACGAAGCgaagaaatcaaatttagCAGGGAAAACAAATATACGAAAGTTGACATTAGCATGGGGGTATGACAGGGAGAGAAACAACAAGGCGAGTGATGTTGATGTACTAGAAGGCCTCCAACCGAACCGTGAGTTAGAAATCTTAAAGATTTACAACTTCATGGGTGTTAAATTAGCATCATGGATGATGAGTCTACTCAATTTGAAAGAGATCCGGTTATCCCACTGTGAGGAATGTGAAGAAGTCCCTCCACTCGGCCATTTGCCAAATCTTAGGCatgttaaatttgaatatatGGATAAGCTTAAATGTGTGGGAGTTGAGTTTTATGGTGCGGCTTTGTTTCCATCATTGAAAACGttagtttttaataattgtCCAGCTCTAATTGAATGGAAGGAAGCGGCGTTTCCCTGCCTTGAGGAGTTGACACTTTTGAATTGCAGGGAATTGAGAAATGCTCCAAGTCGTTTTCCATCTCTCCAGAAGTTGGAGATACGTAATATTGACCAGGTCATGGCAATAGAAAATATATGCAGTCAACTAACAACTCTCACTCACCTCGAAATTCGTGGAGCCACGGAGCTTACTCGTCTGCCAGTAGGGATGCTGGAAAACAACCACAATCTTCGGGTGCTGCATATTGACGATTGCAATAAGCTTAGCCATTTACCTGATGAGCTACACGTACTCCATCTTCTTGAGGGGTTAACTCTAGAGAATTGTCCTAGTCTAGAGTTCATTCCAATTACCACCCAAAGCCAGGGCATGCCATGTCTCCGCATAGTGAAGATTCAGAATTGTGAGAAATTATCAAGCTGGCCAAGTGGGTTGGAATATTGCACTTCTCTTCAGGAATTGCATATTACAAATTGTCAAAATTTGTGGCATTTACCGGTTGATGGGCTACAGACCCTTGTCTCTCTTGAGGAGTTGACTCTAATTGGCTGTCCCAGTCTAGAGTTCATTCCAATTACCACCCAGAGTCAGAGCATGCCATGTCTCCGCAAATTGACGATTGATAAGTGTGAGAAATTATCAAGTTGCCCGAGTGGGTTGGAATATTGCACCTCTCTTCAGGAATTGCATTTTACAAATTGTCAAAATTTGAGGCATTTACCGGTTGATGGGCTACAGACCCTTGTCTCTCTTAAGGAGTTGACTCTAATTGGTTGTCCCAGTCTAGAGTTCATTCCAATTACCACCCAGAGCCAGAGCATGCCAAGTCTCCGCAAATTGTGGATTGAGAATTGTGAGAAATTATCAAGCTGCCCAAGTGGGTTGGAATATTGCACCTCTCTTCAGGAATTGCATATTATAAGTTGTCAAAATTTGAGGCATTTACAGGTTGATGGGCTACAGACCCTCGTCTCTGTTAAGGAGTTTACTCTAAAGAATTGTCCTAGTCTAGAGTTCATTCCAATTACCACCCAGAGCCAGAGCATGCCAAGTCTCCGCAAATTGTGGATTGAGAATTGTGAGAAATTATCAAGCTGCCCAAGTGGGTTGGAATATTGCACCTCTCTTCAGGAATTGCATATTATAAGTTGTCAAAATTTGAGGCATTTACAGGTTGATGGGCTACAGACCCTCGTCTCTGTTAAGGAGTTTACTCTAAAGAATTGTCCTAGTCTAGAGTTCATTCCAATTACCACCCAGAGCCAGAGCATGCCAAGTCTCCGCAAATTGTGGATTGAGAATTGTGAGAAATTATCAAGCTGCCCAAGTGGGTTGGAATATTGCACCTCTCTTCAGGAATTGCATATTATAAGTTGTCAAAATTTGAGGCATTTACAGGTTGATGGGCTACAGACCCTCGTCTCTGTTAAGGAGTTTACTCTAAAGAATTGTCCTAGTCTAGAGTTCATTCCAATTACCACCCAGAGCCAGAGCATGCCAAGTCTCCGCAAATTGTGGATTGAGAATTGTGAGAAATTATCGAGCTGGCCGAGTGGGTTGGAATATTGCAACTCCCTTCAAAAATTGAGTATTGAAAATTGTCAAAATTTGAGACATTTACCGGTTGACGCGCTGCAGAACCCCGTCTCTCTTGAGGAGCTGTCCATAAGTGATTGCACTAATCTAGAAGCTATTCCCAGTTTAGACAACCTCACATCCCTCCGTCGTGTGTCTATTTGTGGTTGTGATGGACTCACAAGTCTACCGAGGGGGCTACAATCCTGCACATCTCTTAGGTACTTGTCAATGAGTAAATGCCACaatttgatttctatggcagATGTCGATGCGTCCAGGTTGCAGTCTCTTTCcgatttaaaaatatttcattgtcataaattaaaatatttgccAACGGGGCTACGCTCTCTGACGAGTTTGGAATATTTGTCAATCGGTGAGTTTTGGGAACAGCTCGATTCTTTCCCTGATTTTGAGCTTCAATCACAAATCCGATTGTTATATATCATAGGGTGGCCTAAGCTCAAGTCTCTGCCTCAACAAATTCAACACTTTACTACTTGTTTAGAATTTTTGATAATAGATTCTTTCGACAGCATTGAGGCTCTTCCAAAGTGGTTGGGTAACCTTACATCTCTTATCTACCTGAAGATGAGGGATTGTAAGAATCTGATGTATCTGCCTACCGTTGAAGTTGTGCAACGCCTCACCAAATTAGGCACGCTAGTGATTAGTGGATGTCCCCTTCTGGCGGAAAGATGTGCCAAGGAGAGTGGCCCAGAATGGCACAAGATTTCTCACATCCCACATATAAGAG ATTTGGGGCTAGCATCCATTTGA